The Armatimonas rosea genome includes a window with the following:
- a CDS encoding bifunctional nuclease family protein, translated as MSSPFDETSEDENRKPRSLDEKEVTVLGLWETREAAQADGPIEEVALVLRDGRGRRLSVHIGPFESMAIHNALQKVAPERPLTHDLLRNLIEKLGGRLSRVVIDDLWQGTYYAKLHIEREKAPALEIDCRPSDAIALALRFRAPISVAEHVLVEAAESE; from the coding sequence ATGTCTAGCCCGTTTGACGAGACCAGTGAGGACGAGAACCGGAAGCCGCGCTCGCTCGACGAGAAAGAGGTGACGGTTCTCGGGCTCTGGGAGACCCGTGAGGCGGCGCAGGCGGACGGACCGATCGAGGAGGTCGCGCTGGTGCTCCGCGATGGCCGAGGGCGCCGGCTCTCGGTGCATATCGGGCCGTTTGAGAGCATGGCGATCCACAATGCCCTCCAGAAAGTCGCGCCCGAGCGGCCCCTGACCCACGATCTGCTCCGCAATCTGATCGAGAAGCTCGGGGGAAGGCTGAGTCGTGTCGTGATCGACGATCTCTGGCAGGGAACGTACTATGCCAAGCTTCACATCGAGCGCGAGAAAGCACCCGCTCTGGAGATCGACTGTCGCCCCTCGGATGCCATTGCGCTTGCGCTACGCTTCCGCGCCCCAATCTCCGTTGCGGAGCACGTGCTCGTGGAGGCGGCGGAGTCCGAGTAG
- a CDS encoding PEP-CTERM sorting domain-containing protein, whose translation MISSRLKLSCLIALSTGALLLPRGAHAQVWSGYAGNAQHTALSTVASQSLQQIVWSTPVDLNPQYSGTSLLVHYGSPLVTNNNTVIIPVKTGANDGFKVEARNGANGALMWTSSTDYSLPGHGWVPSYAPTLTSTGRMYMAGGGGTVLYQSNLDSNAPSAATRISIVGDAHYAANKAAFDSGLKICTPLTSDSQGNVYFGYRVSAFLTLEGGATLSSGIAKVTPGGQVSLMSASAATGGNATEIAMNAALAISNDGSKVYAVMRNADTLPAGYLVSMNTTTLAPTATVRLKDAQNPLNDAWISDDGTASPMVGPDGKVYIGVLERPFASSRGWMLQFNGDLTPSGAAGAFGWDDTATVIPAKNVKSYTGTSSYLLMTKYNDYGVGNNRLAILDPNDTFLDTRTNTIVMKEILTIAGQTPDPVLPRVREWCINTAVFDPFSNSVLANSEDGKLYRWSLDSNTFTEVITLTAGIGEAYTPTLIGADGKVYAINNATLYAVGALSGTSAPEPGTLALAVLGLVVLRRRKH comes from the coding sequence ATGATCTCATCAAGATTAAAACTCTCGTGTCTCATCGCTCTCTCGACGGGGGCGCTCCTGCTTCCGCGGGGAGCGCACGCGCAGGTGTGGAGCGGCTACGCCGGCAATGCCCAGCACACCGCCCTCTCGACTGTCGCCTCCCAGTCGCTCCAGCAGATTGTCTGGAGCACCCCGGTGGACCTGAACCCCCAGTACTCAGGGACGAGCCTGCTGGTCCACTATGGCTCTCCGCTCGTGACCAACAACAACACGGTGATCATCCCCGTGAAGACCGGTGCAAACGATGGCTTCAAGGTCGAGGCGCGCAACGGGGCCAATGGTGCGCTGATGTGGACCTCCTCCACGGACTACTCCCTTCCGGGCCACGGCTGGGTCCCCAGCTACGCCCCCACCCTGACCTCGACAGGCCGCATGTACATGGCGGGCGGCGGCGGAACGGTCCTCTACCAGAGCAACCTCGACTCCAACGCCCCCAGCGCGGCCACACGGATCTCGATTGTCGGGGACGCCCACTACGCGGCCAATAAAGCGGCCTTTGACTCCGGGCTCAAGATCTGCACCCCGCTGACCTCGGACTCTCAGGGGAATGTGTACTTCGGCTACCGTGTCAGTGCCTTTCTCACCCTGGAGGGTGGGGCCACGCTCTCCAGCGGTATCGCAAAGGTCACCCCGGGAGGACAGGTGAGCCTGATGTCGGCGTCTGCGGCGACCGGGGGCAATGCCACCGAGATCGCCATGAACGCAGCCCTCGCCATCAGCAACGATGGCTCGAAGGTCTATGCGGTGATGCGCAACGCCGACACGCTCCCGGCGGGCTATCTTGTCTCGATGAACACCACGACCCTGGCCCCTACCGCCACGGTGCGGCTCAAGGATGCCCAGAACCCGCTCAACGATGCCTGGATCAGCGACGATGGCACGGCCTCGCCCATGGTGGGGCCGGATGGAAAGGTCTATATCGGAGTCCTAGAGCGCCCCTTTGCTTCGTCGCGCGGGTGGATGCTCCAGTTCAACGGCGACCTCACTCCCTCCGGCGCGGCGGGTGCGTTTGGCTGGGACGATACCGCGACCGTGATTCCCGCCAAGAATGTTAAGTCCTACACCGGGACATCGTCGTACCTGCTGATGACCAAGTACAACGACTACGGGGTCGGCAACAACCGCCTGGCGATCCTCGATCCCAACGATACCTTCTTGGACACCCGCACCAACACGATTGTGATGAAAGAGATCCTCACGATCGCCGGCCAGACCCCCGACCCCGTTCTCCCCCGGGTGCGCGAGTGGTGTATCAACACAGCGGTCTTCGATCCCTTCAGCAACAGCGTCCTGGCCAATAGCGAGGACGGCAAGCTCTACCGCTGGTCGCTCGACTCCAATACCTTCACGGAGGTCATCACGCTCACCGCGGGCATCGGCGAGGCCTACACCCCGACCCTGATTGGCGCGGATGGCAAGGTCTACGCGATCAACAATGCCACGCTCTATGCAGTCGGAGCCCTCAGTGGCACGAGCGCTCCCGAGCCAGGCACCCTCGCGCTCGCCGTGCTGGGGCTCGTGGTTCTGCGCCGCCGCAAGCACTAA
- a CDS encoding UDP-glucose dehydrogenase family protein yields the protein MNICVIGTGYVGLVTGVIFADLGNEVICVDKLEAKVEQLNRGEMPIYEPGLEELVQRNAEEGRLTFTTDLDGAVRKSEIIYICVGTPPREDGSTDMSQVEGAARGIAAAMDRYKVIVNKSTVPVGTGSFVREVIETNRRRNVDFDVVSNPEFLREGSAIQDALNPDRIVIGAPNQIVALKVLELYAPLERPMIITDVASAELIKYASNAFLAVKISFANSIANICEAVNADVIQVMKGVGQDRRIGPAFLNAGLGYGGSCFPKDSSSLLHTAQSVGYDFPILEATIKTNDEQPKRFIKKIEKELGGFKGKKIALLGLAFKANTDDMRDAKSLDVIAAVLAGDGEIVAFDPIAMENCKKIFPQITYAKSAFDAAEGADAAVVVTEWNEFKQINLEKLKAAMKGSHVFDGRNLYDPEKMRRAGFVYHGIGRTSK from the coding sequence ATGAATATTTGTGTTATTGGTACAGGCTATGTCGGACTTGTCACTGGGGTGATCTTTGCGGACCTGGGAAATGAGGTCATCTGTGTGGACAAGCTGGAAGCGAAAGTGGAGCAGCTCAACCGCGGTGAGATGCCAATCTACGAGCCCGGGCTTGAGGAGCTGGTACAGCGCAACGCGGAAGAGGGGCGCCTCACCTTCACCACAGACTTGGATGGCGCGGTGCGCAAGTCCGAGATTATCTACATCTGTGTGGGCACCCCGCCGCGTGAGGACGGCTCCACCGACATGAGCCAGGTCGAGGGTGCGGCGCGTGGGATCGCGGCGGCGATGGACCGCTACAAGGTGATCGTCAATAAGTCCACGGTCCCGGTGGGCACGGGCAGCTTTGTGCGCGAGGTGATCGAGACCAACCGCCGCCGCAATGTGGATTTCGACGTGGTCTCCAACCCGGAGTTCCTGCGCGAGGGCTCGGCGATTCAGGACGCGCTCAACCCGGACCGCATCGTCATTGGTGCCCCCAACCAGATTGTCGCGCTCAAGGTGCTGGAGCTCTACGCCCCGCTGGAGCGCCCGATGATCATCACCGATGTCGCCAGCGCTGAGCTGATTAAGTACGCGTCGAACGCGTTCTTGGCCGTCAAGATCAGCTTCGCCAACTCCATCGCCAATATCTGCGAGGCCGTGAACGCCGATGTGATCCAGGTGATGAAGGGGGTCGGGCAGGACCGCCGCATCGGCCCCGCCTTCCTCAACGCCGGCCTTGGCTACGGCGGAAGCTGCTTCCCTAAGGACTCGTCGAGCCTGCTCCACACCGCGCAGAGTGTCGGCTACGACTTCCCGATCCTAGAGGCGACCATCAAGACCAACGATGAGCAGCCCAAGCGCTTTATCAAGAAGATCGAGAAGGAGCTGGGCGGCTTCAAGGGCAAGAAGATCGCGCTGCTCGGGCTGGCCTTCAAGGCCAACACCGACGACATGCGCGATGCGAAGTCCCTCGATGTGATTGCGGCGGTGCTCGCGGGCGATGGCGAGATTGTCGCCTTTGACCCGATTGCGATGGAGAACTGCAAGAAGATCTTCCCGCAGATTACCTACGCCAAGAGCGCCTTCGATGCCGCGGAGGGGGCCGATGCCGCGGTGGTTGTCACCGAGTGGAACGAGTTCAAGCAGATCAACCTGGAGAAGCTCAAGGCTGCAATGAAGGGGAGCCATGTCTTCGATGGCCGCAACCTCTACGACCCCGAGAAGATGCGGCGTGCGGGCTTTGTCTACCACGGAATCGGCCGCACGAGTAAGTAG
- the rho gene encoding transcription termination factor Rho, whose protein sequence is MPRRRLTTPPDPDGVDTTSAPASVESAPEATTTPSTPTLLPTPPPEMIAAAESLLGDAALPPPAPPSRRRRLLQTSAPPPLTQQEALELVADLPERVAEPLPPPARIERQDRNDRNERPDRGDRPERRDRPGHSMRPARGNAASPGNSYNNPPRRGNVGPALGAGADLRDLEEASLNGEEPLSGEGVLEINSEGYGFLRRQNLAASNDDIYVAQAQIKRFGLKTGDQVLGFVRPPKDSEKYFGLLRVEKINGFDPDVARMRPNFDELVPIFPESRIVLELDPKTLSMRFMDLVSPIGKGQRGLIVAPPKAGKTILLKQIANSIAINHPDIHLMVLLVDERPEEVTDMRRSVRGEVIASPFDELPDNHMRVADLCLERAKRLVEVGKDVVILLDSITRFARASNLTVNPSGRTLQGGLDPAAIYRPKRFFGAARNIEHGGSLTIIATALVETGSRMDDIIFEEFKGTGNMELRLDRSLAEQRLYPAIDIKLSGTRRDELLYPADDLRKIWQVHRILANLGTKEATELLLDRLDKTRSNREFLSAIGGTAPAATNKSEANKSE, encoded by the coding sequence ATGCCAAGACGTCGTTTGACAACGCCCCCCGACCCGGATGGGGTCGATACAACCTCTGCTCCTGCTAGCGTGGAGAGTGCCCCTGAGGCGACCACCACGCCCTCTACTCCGACACTACTCCCAACCCCTCCCCCTGAAATGATTGCTGCGGCAGAGTCGCTGCTGGGTGACGCCGCGCTTCCTCCTCCCGCCCCCCCCTCGCGTCGCCGCCGCCTCCTCCAGACGAGCGCTCCGCCGCCGCTGACCCAGCAAGAGGCCTTAGAGCTTGTCGCCGATCTGCCTGAGCGTGTCGCGGAGCCCCTGCCACCGCCTGCCCGCATCGAGCGCCAAGACCGCAACGACCGCAACGAGCGTCCTGATCGTGGCGACCGCCCCGAGCGCCGGGATCGTCCTGGCCATAGCATGCGCCCCGCTCGCGGCAACGCGGCGAGTCCGGGGAACTCCTACAACAACCCGCCTCGGCGTGGCAATGTGGGGCCTGCTCTGGGAGCGGGAGCCGATCTCCGTGACCTGGAAGAGGCCTCGCTCAATGGTGAGGAGCCGCTCAGCGGTGAGGGGGTCCTGGAGATCAATAGCGAGGGCTACGGCTTTTTGCGCCGCCAGAACCTCGCCGCCAGCAACGACGATATCTATGTGGCGCAGGCACAGATCAAGCGCTTTGGCCTCAAGACGGGCGACCAGGTGCTAGGGTTTGTCCGCCCTCCCAAGGACTCGGAGAAGTACTTCGGGCTCCTGCGGGTGGAGAAGATCAATGGCTTCGACCCGGATGTCGCCCGGATGCGCCCCAACTTCGATGAGCTGGTGCCGATCTTCCCGGAGTCCCGGATCGTGCTGGAGCTGGACCCCAAGACCCTCTCGATGCGCTTTATGGACCTGGTCTCCCCGATTGGCAAGGGCCAGCGCGGGCTGATTGTCGCGCCGCCCAAGGCCGGTAAGACCATCCTGCTCAAGCAGATCGCCAACTCGATTGCTATCAACCACCCGGACATTCACCTGATGGTGCTCCTGGTGGACGAGCGCCCGGAAGAGGTGACCGACATGCGGCGCTCGGTGCGAGGAGAGGTGATCGCCTCGCCCTTTGATGAGCTACCCGACAACCACATGCGTGTCGCCGATCTCTGCCTGGAGCGGGCCAAGCGCCTCGTGGAGGTGGGTAAAGATGTCGTGATCCTCCTAGACTCCATCACCCGCTTTGCCCGCGCGTCGAACCTGACCGTGAACCCGTCGGGGCGAACCCTCCAGGGCGGTCTGGACCCCGCCGCGATCTACCGTCCTAAGCGCTTCTTTGGCGCGGCTCGCAACATCGAGCACGGCGGCTCGCTCACCATTATCGCCACGGCGCTGGTGGAGACCGGCTCGCGCATGGACGATATCATCTTCGAGGAATTTAAGGGCACGGGCAATATGGAGCTGCGCCTGGACCGCTCGCTGGCGGAGCAGCGGCTCTACCCGGCGATCGACATCAAGCTCTCCGGCACCCGCCGCGACGAGCTCCTCTACCCGGCCGACGACCTGCGCAAGATCTGGCAGGTGCACCGCATCCTGGCCAACTTGGGGACCAAAGAGGCCACCGAGCTCCTGCTGGACCGCCTCGATAAGACACGCTCGAACCGCGAGTTCCTCTCCGCGATCGGGGGGACCGCACCCGCGGCGACCAATAAGTCGGAAGCAAACAAGTCGGAGTAG